One part of the Thermoanaerobacterium sp. CMT5567-10 genome encodes these proteins:
- a CDS encoding thioredoxin family protein — translation MDLKQLFYNGVSFSEFVKSENNEITERLKSRYDNIAFDGTAVNFKSKVRYVLAFAENWCPDCQVSVPIMAKLCDVAKIDFKILKREGYEEEMEPFYEDGKAKIPTFVFLDDSFKVVGTWIERPKVIKELVAKGDNSYRRGYINGEYDKDIVNELMEMMSR, via the coding sequence ATGGATCTAAAGCAGCTATTTTACAATGGTGTAAGTTTTAGTGAGTTTGTTAAAAGCGAGAATAATGAGATTACAGAGAGATTGAAAAGCAGGTACGATAATATAGCCTTTGATGGAACTGCAGTTAATTTTAAAAGCAAAGTTCGTTATGTATTGGCTTTTGCGGAGAATTGGTGTCCAGACTGTCAAGTAAGCGTGCCTATCATGGCAAAACTATGTGATGTAGCAAAGATTGATTTTAAGATATTGAAAAGAGAAGGCTATGAGGAAGAAATGGAACCATTTTATGAGGATGGAAAAGCAAAGATACCAACGTTTGTTTTTCTGGACGATTCTTTCAAAGTTGTAGGTACATGGATAGAAAGGCCTAAAGTTATAAAAGAACTTGTGGCAAAAGGTGACAATAGTTATAGAAGAGGCTATATCAATGGAGAATATGATAAAGACATTGTAAATGAACTTATGGAAATGATGTCCCGGTAA
- a CDS encoding aspartate aminotransferase family protein: MKEDQKYITCDDALKLNRNQVRENYKEYVNSNFVSMLSMLQFDKLFVKAKGVSVWDSDGNEYLDFLGGYGALNLGHNPDEIYEAIEKVKDLPNILQAAVNDFPGALAYDLALVTPGDLKRSFFCNSGAEAVEGALKLAKIASGKHKIVYCKNSFHGKSAGALSVTGREKYQKYFKPLVPDTVQVEYGDADALEDVLKGKDVAAFIVEPIQGEGGVIVPHDGYLKEVRELTTKYDAYLIFDEVQTGFGRTGKMFACEHENVVPDIMCLAKSLGGGVMPIGAYIAKDDVWKKGYGTMDRCLLHTSTFGGNTLACAAGITAIKLILDKNLPEAAKEKGEYFLSRLKELKEKHKLIKDVRGKGLMIGVEFNQPEGGIIDKLSGGVVSKLSNEYLGSLVAGELQNKHRIITAYTLNNPNVIRFEPPLIVTKEQIDRVVDALDEIMTRSGSLLGMTISSAKTVIGSLFNR; the protein is encoded by the coding sequence AATCAAGTTAGGGAAAACTATAAAGAGTATGTTAATTCTAATTTTGTCTCAATGCTATCAATGCTGCAGTTTGATAAACTGTTTGTAAAGGCAAAAGGTGTCTCGGTATGGGACAGTGATGGCAATGAGTACTTAGATTTTCTCGGTGGCTACGGTGCATTAAACCTTGGACATAATCCTGATGAAATATATGAAGCGATAGAAAAGGTGAAAGATCTACCAAATATACTTCAAGCTGCTGTGAACGATTTTCCTGGTGCGTTGGCATATGATTTAGCGTTGGTTACCCCGGGTGATTTGAAAAGGAGTTTTTTCTGTAACAGCGGTGCTGAGGCAGTTGAAGGAGCTTTAAAACTTGCAAAAATTGCGTCGGGAAAGCATAAAATAGTGTACTGTAAAAATTCTTTCCATGGGAAGTCGGCAGGTGCGCTGTCTGTTACAGGGCGTGAAAAATATCAAAAGTATTTTAAACCGCTTGTTCCTGATACTGTGCAGGTGGAATACGGAGATGCTGATGCGCTGGAAGATGTCTTGAAAGGGAAGGATGTAGCGGCGTTTATAGTAGAACCTATACAAGGTGAAGGCGGCGTTATCGTGCCACATGATGGATATTTAAAAGAAGTTAGGGAGCTTACAACAAAGTATGATGCATATCTCATATTTGATGAAGTTCAGACAGGATTTGGAAGGACCGGCAAGATGTTTGCTTGCGAACATGAAAATGTGGTGCCTGATATCATGTGCTTGGCAAAATCGCTGGGAGGCGGTGTGATGCCGATTGGCGCCTATATTGCCAAAGATGATGTATGGAAGAAAGGCTATGGCACGATGGACAGATGTCTTTTACACACGTCAACATTTGGCGGCAATACTTTGGCATGTGCGGCCGGCATAACTGCCATAAAACTTATTTTAGATAAAAATCTTCCAGAGGCGGCAAAAGAAAAAGGCGAATATTTCTTAAGCAGATTAAAAGAGTTGAAGGAAAAGCATAAGCTCATCAAGGATGTGAGAGGAAAGGGCCTCATGATAGGCGTTGAATTTAACCAGCCAGAAGGCGGAATAATTGATAAATTATCTGGCGGTGTTGTATCAAAATTATCAAATGAGTACTTAGGTTCATTAGTTGCTGGAGAACTTCAAAATAAACATCGCATAATAACAGCATACACACTTAACAACCCAAATGTAATAAGGTTTGAACCACCGCTTATTGTGACTAAAGAGCAGATTGATAGAGTTGTAGATGCTTTGGATGAGATAATGACAAGAAGCGGTAGTTTGCTAGGAATGACCATATCCAGTGCAAAAACGGTTATAGGTTCACTTTTCAATAGATAA